One part of the Alphaproteobacteria bacterium genome encodes these proteins:
- a CDS encoding ABC-type transport auxiliary lipoprotein family protein has product MRFKVLFSLSALTLSACSLFPSAGEPTKKYTLGTLASESPVASSAHSRAHQLIVDLPNLYPPIDNTRIALKPQEQTIDYYADVEWADRLSALIQESVIYSLQNKTSLKGVSRPTEGIHANYALKIEVRKFFTGHPVQGQSTTAQVEYMVLLVKMPERTVVASRQFTHAQTIPENCMDAIVKSLNTAHLEVSRAMVSWVLEHVR; this is encoded by the coding sequence ATGAGATTTAAAGTACTTTTTAGCTTGAGTGCCCTCACTTTATCCGCCTGCTCTTTGTTTCCTTCGGCGGGAGAGCCTACCAAAAAATATACCCTTGGCACTCTTGCCAGTGAATCCCCTGTGGCGTCTTCTGCTCATTCACGCGCTCACCAATTGATTGTGGATTTGCCGAACCTTTACCCTCCCATAGATAACACCCGTATTGCCTTGAAGCCGCAAGAACAGACGATTGATTATTATGCGGATGTGGAATGGGCGGATCGCTTGAGTGCTTTGATTCAAGAGTCGGTCATCTATTCCCTTCAAAATAAAACAAGCCTAAAAGGCGTGAGTCGCCCAACCGAAGGCATACATGCGAATTATGCTTTGAAGATTGAGGTCAGGAAGTTCTTTACAGGTCACCCTGTTCAAGGCCAGTCTACGACGGCTCAAGTAGAGTACATGGTTCTTTTGGTGAAGATGCCGGAACGCACCGTTGTGGCCTCTCGCCAGTTCACCCATGCCCAAACAATTCCTGAAAATTGCATGGATGCGATTGTTAAATCTCTCAACACAGCTCATCTCGAAGTCTCAAGAGCGATGGTCAGTTGGGTTCTGGAGCATGTACGATAA